The Melospiza georgiana isolate bMelGeo1 chromosome Z, bMelGeo1.pri, whole genome shotgun sequence genome contains a region encoding:
- the ALDH7A1 gene encoding alpha-aminoadipic semialdehyde dehydrogenase isoform X1 has protein sequence MSTLLINQERYAWLRELGLQEENPGVYNGRWGGRGQVVTTYCPANNEPIASVRQGNLEDYEETVKKAKEAWKVWADIPAPKRGEIVRQIGDALRQKIKVLGSLVSLEMGKIFVEGVGEVQEYVDVCDYAVGLSRMIGGPILPSERPGHALIEQWNPVGLVGVITAFNFPVAVYGWNSAIAMICGNACLWKGAPTTSLVSVAVTKIIAKVLEDNKLPGAICSLVCGGADIGTAMARDERMDLLSFTGSTKVGKQVALMVQERFGRSLLELGGNNAIIVFEDADLNLVIPSALFAAVGTAGQRCTTARRLFLHESIHDEVVAKLAKAYAQVRIGDPWDSDTLYGPLHTKEAVKMFLDAVEQAKQQGGSVVCGGKVINRPGNYVEPTIVTGLPHDAPIVHTETFAPILYVLKFKEEEEVFAWNNEVKQGLSSSIFTKDLGRIFRWLGPKGSDCGIVNVNIPTSGAEIGGAFGGEKHTGGGRESGSDSWKLYMRRSTCTINYSKDLPLAQGIKFQ, from the exons ATGTCCACGCTGCTGATCAACCAGGAGCGCTACGCGTGGCTgcgggagctggggctgcaggaggagaaccCGGGCGTGTACAACGGGCGCTGGGGCGGCCGCGGGCAG GTGGTGACCACGTACTGCCCCGCCAACAACGAGCCCATCGCCAGCGTCCGGCAG GGTAATTTGGAGGATTATGAAGAAACAGTAAAGAAGGCTAAAGAGGCATGGAAGGTCTGGGCTGAT ATCCCTGCACCTAAACGTGGAGAAATAGTGCGACAGATTGGTGATGCCCTGAGACAAAAAATCAAAGTTCTAGGAAGCTTG GTCTCTTTAGAAATGGGAAAGATTTTTGTCGAGGGTGTTGGGGAAGTGCAGGAGTATGTTGATGTCTGTGACTATGCTGTTGGTTTGTCCCGAATGATTGGTGGACCTATTTTGCCTTCAGAAA GACCTGGCCATGCCCTTATAGAGCAGTGGAATCCTGTTGGGCTGGTGGGAGTCATCACGGCCTTCAACTTCCCCGTGGCAGTTTATGGGTGGAACAGCGCGATTGCAATGATCTGTGGAAATGCTTGCCTCTG GAAGGGTGCTCCTACAACATCCCTTGTTAGTGTTGCTGTTACAAA GATAATTGCAAAAGTCTTGGAGGATAACAAGTTGCCTGGAGCAATCTGCTCTCTGGTTTGTGGTGGAGCAGACATTGG GACAGCAATGGCTAGAGATGAGAGAATGGACCTCTTGTCCTTCACTGGCAGCACAAAAGTGGGCAAACAAGTAGCACTTATGGTTCAGGAGAGATTTG GTCGAAGCCTGCTGGAATTGGGAGGAAACAATGCCATTATTG tgtttgaaGACGCAGATCTGAACCTAGTCATTCCGTCTGCTCtatttgctgctgtgggaaCAGCAGGTCAGCGGTGCACAACTGCTAGAAGGCTG TTTCTCCATGAAAGCATCCATGACGAGGTGGTGGCAAAGCTTGCCAAGGCCTATGCCCAGGTCCGCATCGGTGATCCATGGGATT CTGACACTCTGTATGGGCCTCTTCATACCAAAGAAGCAGTGAAAATGTTCCTTGATGCAGTAGAACAAGCAAAACAACAAGGTGGCTCTGTGGTCTGTGGCGGAAAG gtTATAAATCGCCCTGGGAACTATGTTGAACCAACCATTGTGACTGGCCTTCCTCATGATGCGCCCATTGTCCACACTGAGACGTTTGCCCCCATATTGTATGTGCTGAAATTTAAG gaggaagaggaggtttTTGCCTGGAATAATGAAGTAAAACAAGGTCTTTCCAGCAGTATCTTTACCAAGGATTTGGGAAGGATTTTCCGCTGGCTAGg GCCAAAGGGATCTGACTGTGGCATTGTGAATGTTAACATCCCAACCAGTGGAGCTGAGATTGGAGGTGCTTTTG GTGGTGAAAAGCACACTGGTGGGGGAAGAGAATCTGGAAGTGATTCATGGAAACTTTATATGAGACGATCTACTTG TACAATCAACTACAGCAAAGATTTGCCCTTGGCTCAAGGAATCAAGTTTCAGTAA
- the ALDH7A1 gene encoding alpha-aminoadipic semialdehyde dehydrogenase isoform X2: MSTLLINQERYAWLRELGLQEENPGVYNGRWGGRGQVVTTYCPANNEPIASVRQGNLEDYEETVKKAKEAWKVWADIPAPKRGEIVRQIGDALRQKIKVLGSLVSLEMGKIFVEGVGEVQEYVDVCDYAVGLSRMIGGPILPSERPGHALIEQWNPVGLVGVITAFNFPVAVYGWNSAIAMICGNACLWKGAPTTSLVSVAVTKIIAKVLEDNKLPGAICSLVCGGADIGTAMARDERMDLLSFTGSTKVGKQVALMVQERFVFEDADLNLVIPSALFAAVGTAGQRCTTARRLFLHESIHDEVVAKLAKAYAQVRIGDPWDSDTLYGPLHTKEAVKMFLDAVEQAKQQGGSVVCGGKVINRPGNYVEPTIVTGLPHDAPIVHTETFAPILYVLKFKEEEEVFAWNNEVKQGLSSSIFTKDLGRIFRWLGPKGSDCGIVNVNIPTSGAEIGGAFGGEKHTGGGRESGSDSWKLYMRRSTCTINYSKDLPLAQGIKFQ; encoded by the exons ATGTCCACGCTGCTGATCAACCAGGAGCGCTACGCGTGGCTgcgggagctggggctgcaggaggagaaccCGGGCGTGTACAACGGGCGCTGGGGCGGCCGCGGGCAG GTGGTGACCACGTACTGCCCCGCCAACAACGAGCCCATCGCCAGCGTCCGGCAG GGTAATTTGGAGGATTATGAAGAAACAGTAAAGAAGGCTAAAGAGGCATGGAAGGTCTGGGCTGAT ATCCCTGCACCTAAACGTGGAGAAATAGTGCGACAGATTGGTGATGCCCTGAGACAAAAAATCAAAGTTCTAGGAAGCTTG GTCTCTTTAGAAATGGGAAAGATTTTTGTCGAGGGTGTTGGGGAAGTGCAGGAGTATGTTGATGTCTGTGACTATGCTGTTGGTTTGTCCCGAATGATTGGTGGACCTATTTTGCCTTCAGAAA GACCTGGCCATGCCCTTATAGAGCAGTGGAATCCTGTTGGGCTGGTGGGAGTCATCACGGCCTTCAACTTCCCCGTGGCAGTTTATGGGTGGAACAGCGCGATTGCAATGATCTGTGGAAATGCTTGCCTCTG GAAGGGTGCTCCTACAACATCCCTTGTTAGTGTTGCTGTTACAAA GATAATTGCAAAAGTCTTGGAGGATAACAAGTTGCCTGGAGCAATCTGCTCTCTGGTTTGTGGTGGAGCAGACATTGG GACAGCAATGGCTAGAGATGAGAGAATGGACCTCTTGTCCTTCACTGGCAGCACAAAAGTGGGCAAACAAGTAGCACTTATGGTTCAGGAGAGATTTG tgtttgaaGACGCAGATCTGAACCTAGTCATTCCGTCTGCTCtatttgctgctgtgggaaCAGCAGGTCAGCGGTGCACAACTGCTAGAAGGCTG TTTCTCCATGAAAGCATCCATGACGAGGTGGTGGCAAAGCTTGCCAAGGCCTATGCCCAGGTCCGCATCGGTGATCCATGGGATT CTGACACTCTGTATGGGCCTCTTCATACCAAAGAAGCAGTGAAAATGTTCCTTGATGCAGTAGAACAAGCAAAACAACAAGGTGGCTCTGTGGTCTGTGGCGGAAAG gtTATAAATCGCCCTGGGAACTATGTTGAACCAACCATTGTGACTGGCCTTCCTCATGATGCGCCCATTGTCCACACTGAGACGTTTGCCCCCATATTGTATGTGCTGAAATTTAAG gaggaagaggaggtttTTGCCTGGAATAATGAAGTAAAACAAGGTCTTTCCAGCAGTATCTTTACCAAGGATTTGGGAAGGATTTTCCGCTGGCTAGg GCCAAAGGGATCTGACTGTGGCATTGTGAATGTTAACATCCCAACCAGTGGAGCTGAGATTGGAGGTGCTTTTG GTGGTGAAAAGCACACTGGTGGGGGAAGAGAATCTGGAAGTGATTCATGGAAACTTTATATGAGACGATCTACTTG TACAATCAACTACAGCAAAGATTTGCCCTTGGCTCAAGGAATCAAGTTTCAGTAA